One window of the Pseudomonas sihuiensis genome contains the following:
- a CDS encoding SPOR domain-containing protein — protein MTSLHADEAFLAHYQFSHDPFAPRVPGFKFFPAQRKPVLGQLHHLARYSQLLLAVVGPEGSGKTLLRQALVASTNKQAVQSIVVAQGATTADALLRQVAQGLAIAQADVRSVLAQVAQLALTGQEVYLLVDDADQLDDAALKCVLELAAGNAEGRPHIFLFAEQELLARLEVLAGGAECYHAIELQPYAEEETRDYLAQRLDGAGQSIDLLSEEQIEDIHLRSQGWPGAINHEARELLVEQMLAQRSAGRGVGGGFALPKKHLLALAVVLVGVAAAWFMQGRESAPLAPVASNTSLPLQSSTLPVEAEEPAQAPAAESRAPAIEFAGASQPLPLPLVGESQAVIRQPLAEAAGEELDNFEPPASPEPSTVTPPSTPITAAPAPAPAPAPAPAPAPAPAPAPAPKTPESVAVKPPVSAPAPAPSPAPAKPAVSSAASGNWYAQQPASRFALQVAGSRSEANIQALVREGGSEYRYFKKIHQGQPLYVLTYGSFASRDAAQAAVKSLPAKLQAGKPWPRTLGSIQQEMSR, from the coding sequence ATGACCAGTTTGCATGCTGACGAAGCTTTCCTGGCGCATTACCAGTTCAGTCACGACCCCTTTGCGCCACGAGTACCTGGTTTCAAGTTCTTCCCGGCGCAGCGCAAGCCGGTGCTTGGGCAATTGCATCATCTTGCGCGTTACAGTCAGCTGTTGCTGGCTGTGGTCGGCCCTGAGGGAAGTGGCAAGACCTTGCTGCGTCAGGCGCTGGTTGCCAGTACCAACAAGCAGGCCGTGCAGAGCATTGTCGTTGCACAGGGGGCGACCACGGCTGACGCGCTGCTGCGTCAAGTGGCTCAGGGGTTGGCAATCGCTCAGGCCGACGTGCGCTCGGTATTGGCGCAGGTTGCACAACTGGCGCTGACCGGGCAGGAGGTTTATCTACTCGTCGATGATGCCGATCAGTTGGATGACGCTGCCTTGAAATGCGTTCTGGAGCTTGCTGCTGGCAATGCCGAGGGACGCCCGCACATCTTTCTGTTTGCCGAGCAGGAACTGTTGGCGCGCTTGGAGGTGCTGGCAGGCGGCGCGGAGTGTTATCACGCGATCGAGCTTCAGCCGTACGCCGAAGAAGAGACGCGAGACTATCTGGCGCAGCGGCTCGATGGGGCCGGTCAGAGTATCGATCTGTTGAGCGAAGAGCAGATCGAGGACATCCATCTCCGTTCTCAGGGTTGGCCTGGGGCAATCAATCACGAGGCGCGTGAACTGCTGGTTGAGCAGATGCTCGCGCAGCGCTCGGCCGGGCGTGGTGTGGGCGGTGGTTTTGCTCTGCCGAAGAAGCATCTGTTGGCGCTGGCCGTAGTGTTGGTGGGTGTTGCCGCTGCCTGGTTCATGCAGGGGCGCGAGTCTGCTCCGCTGGCGCCGGTGGCTAGCAACACGTCGCTACCTTTGCAGTCCTCCACGCTGCCTGTAGAAGCTGAAGAGCCAGCGCAAGCGCCTGCTGCGGAAAGTCGCGCGCCAGCCATTGAATTTGCAGGCGCCAGTCAGCCGCTGCCATTGCCGCTTGTGGGAGAGTCGCAAGCCGTTATTCGCCAGCCGTTGGCTGAGGCGGCGGGTGAAGAACTGGATAACTTTGAGCCGCCAGCGTCGCCTGAGCCCTCGACAGTTACTCCGCCTTCGACTCCAATCACTGCTGCACCTGCACCTGCACCTGCACCTGCACCTGCACCTGCACCTGCACCTGCACCTGCACCTGCACCTGCACCGAAGACGCCCGAGTCAGTTGCGGTAAAACCACCGGTCTCGGCGCCGGCGCCGGCTCCGTCCCCAGCCCCTGCCAAGCCAGCGGTATCGAGCGCGGCAAGTGGCAACTGGTATGCGCAACAGCCTGCCTCGCGGTTCGCTCTGCAGGTCGCAGGGTCGCGCTCTGAGGCCAATATCCAGGCGCTGGTTCGTGAAGGTGGTAGTGAATATCGCTACTTCAAGAAGATCCACCAGGGCCAGCCGTTGTACGTGCTGACCTATGGTAGTTTCGCCAGTCGCGATGCAGCGCAGGCTGCGGTGAAGTCCCTGCCTGCCAAGCTTCAGGCGGGCAAGCCTTGGCCGCGAACGCTGGGTAGTATCCAGCAGGAAATGAGCCGCTAG
- the aroK gene encoding shikimate kinase AroK — MRNVILVGPMGAGKSTIGRLLAKELRVPFKDSDKEIEQRTGADIPWIFDVEGEQGFREREQAVIAELSQQDGLVLATGGGAVMRPENRQALHAGGRVVYLHTSVEQQIDRTSRDRNRPLLRTANPAQVLRDLMAARDPLYREVADIIIETDERPPRMVVQEILSRLEALSPR, encoded by the coding sequence GTGCGGAATGTAATCCTCGTTGGCCCGATGGGAGCTGGAAAAAGCACCATCGGGCGTTTGCTTGCTAAAGAACTGCGCGTGCCTTTCAAAGACTCCGACAAGGAGATCGAGCAGCGTACCGGTGCTGATATTCCCTGGATCTTCGATGTCGAGGGTGAGCAGGGCTTTCGTGAGCGGGAGCAGGCAGTAATTGCCGAACTGTCGCAGCAAGATGGCCTGGTGCTGGCTACTGGCGGTGGGGCGGTGATGCGTCCAGAGAATCGTCAGGCTCTGCATGCGGGAGGGCGAGTCGTGTATTTGCACACCTCCGTGGAGCAGCAGATTGATCGCACCTCGCGTGATCGCAATCGGCCGTTGTTGCGCACGGCCAATCCGGCGCAAGTGCTCAGGGATCTGATGGCCGCGCGTGATCCTCTCTACCGCGAGGTTGCCGATATCATCATCGAGACCGACGAGCGTCCGCCGCGCATGGTGGTGCAGGAAATTCTCTCGCGTCTGGAAGCCTTGTCGCCCCGTTAA
- the aroB gene encoding 3-dehydroquinate synthase has protein sequence MQTLHVELGERSYPIYIGAGLLADPELLTCHIGGRQVAVVTNETVAPLYLETLMRSLEGFKVASIVLPDGEVFKNWETLQLIFDGLLTARHDRRTTIIALGGGVIGDMAGFAAACYQRGVDFIQVPTTLLSQVDSSVGGKTGINHPLGKNMVGAFYQPKAVLIDTASLRTLPERELSAGLAEVIKYGLICDEPFLVWLEQNIPALRALDQQALTYAIEQSCAAKARVVAADERESGVRATLNLGHTFGHAIETEQGYGVWLHGEAVAAGTVMALEMSYRLGWLSAADRDRGIRLLQAAGLPVVPPQDMTPAQFLEHMAVDKKVLDGQLRLVLLRRLGEAVVTADYPREILDATLRSDYAALAQSSNS, from the coding sequence ATGCAGACTCTTCACGTTGAACTTGGCGAGCGCAGTTATCCCATCTATATCGGCGCGGGTCTCCTGGCAGATCCTGAGTTGCTCACGTGCCATATCGGCGGACGGCAGGTGGCGGTGGTCACCAATGAGACCGTAGCGCCTTTGTATCTCGAAACGCTGATGCGATCTCTTGAGGGTTTCAAAGTCGCCTCGATCGTGCTGCCGGATGGCGAGGTGTTCAAGAACTGGGAAACGCTACAGCTGATTTTCGATGGCCTGCTGACGGCCAGGCATGATCGGCGCACGACAATTATCGCTCTGGGTGGCGGCGTCATCGGCGACATGGCGGGCTTTGCTGCTGCCTGTTACCAGCGAGGTGTGGATTTCATCCAGGTGCCGACGACGTTGTTGTCTCAGGTGGATTCCTCGGTGGGAGGCAAGACGGGGATCAATCATCCGCTGGGCAAGAACATGGTCGGCGCGTTCTATCAGCCTAAGGCGGTGTTGATTGATACGGCCAGCCTGCGCACCCTGCCGGAGCGCGAGCTTTCCGCTGGGTTGGCCGAGGTCATCAAGTATGGCCTGATCTGCGATGAGCCCTTCCTGGTATGGCTGGAGCAGAATATACCGGCCTTGCGTGCGCTTGATCAGCAGGCGCTTACCTACGCTATCGAGCAATCCTGTGCGGCCAAGGCGCGTGTCGTCGCTGCGGACGAGCGTGAGTCGGGAGTGCGCGCCACTCTCAATCTCGGTCACACCTTTGGGCATGCTATCGAGACCGAGCAGGGCTACGGCGTGTGGTTGCATGGCGAAGCGGTCGCCGCAGGCACGGTGATGGCGCTGGAAATGTCCTATCGCCTGGGCTGGCTGTCGGCGGCGGATCGAGACCGAGGCATACGCCTGTTGCAGGCTGCCGGGCTGCCGGTGGTGCCGCCGCAGGATATGACGCCTGCGCAGTTCCTCGAGCATATGGCAGTGGACAAGAAGGTGCTCGATGGTCAGCTGCGTCTCGTGTTGCTCAGGCGATTGGGTGAGGCTGTAGTGACCGCCGACTACCCGCGTGAAATTCTAGACGCCACGCTGCGTAGCGATTACGCAGCGCTGGCTCAGTCGTCCAACTCTTGA
- the pilQ gene encoding type IV pilus secretin PilQ translates to MNSSLSRLSVALLAALLSPAVLAANLQDLNVASLPGDRVELKLSFDEPVTAPRGYTIEQPARIALDLPGVSNKLGSKNRELGVGNARSVTIVEAKDRTRLIVNLTSLAPYSTRVEGNDLYVLVGDSSAVASRPSASVPASVAAVPPKKTYGPQPKTISNIDFQRGEQGEGNVVITLSDASISPDIQEQGGKIRLDFAKTELPESLRVRLDVKDFATPVQFVSATGSADRTSIVIEPVGLYDYLAYQTENRLTLSVKPLTQDDVERRKAERFAYTGEKLSLNFQDIDVRSVLQLIADFTDLNLVASDTVAGNITLRLQNVPWDQALDLVLKTKGLDKRQVGNVLLVAPADEIAARERQELESQKQIAELAPLRRELIQVNYAKAADMAKLFQSVTSADGASSDARGSVTVDDRTNSIIAYQTQDRLDELRRIIAQLDIPVRQVMIEARIVEANVDYDKALGVRWGGATRRGNWSVYGKDGATSFDNESGQVYLPGTDTVGNVSLQDGVAPVPFVDMGVLGSTSGIGIGFLTDNVTLDLQLSAMEKTGNGEIVSQPKVVTSDKETAKILKGQEVPYQEASSSGATSTSFKEAALSLEVTPQITPDNRIIMEVKVTKDAPDFARALNGVPPINKNEVNAKVLVNDGETIVIGGVFSNTQTKGVEKVPFLGDLPFLGRVFRRDIVSDNKAELLVFITPRIMNNQAIAVNR, encoded by the coding sequence ATGAACAGCTCTCTTTCGCGTCTTAGCGTCGCTCTGCTGGCGGCGCTGCTGTCGCCCGCGGTATTGGCGGCCAATCTTCAGGATTTGAATGTCGCCAGTTTGCCTGGTGATCGAGTTGAGCTGAAGCTCTCCTTCGATGAGCCGGTAACGGCTCCTCGCGGCTATACCATCGAGCAACCCGCGCGAATCGCTCTGGACCTGCCGGGAGTGTCGAACAAGCTCGGTTCCAAGAATCGTGAACTGGGTGTCGGTAATGCGCGTAGCGTTACCATTGTCGAGGCCAAGGACCGTACCCGTCTGATTGTCAATCTCACCAGTCTGGCGCCATACAGCACTCGAGTTGAGGGTAATGATCTGTATGTCTTGGTTGGAGATTCTTCTGCCGTCGCATCGCGGCCCTCAGCCTCGGTGCCTGCTTCGGTAGCGGCGGTTCCGCCCAAGAAAACTTACGGTCCTCAACCGAAAACAATCAGTAATATCGACTTTCAGCGTGGGGAGCAGGGTGAGGGTAATGTCGTCATTACCCTTTCCGATGCATCGATCAGTCCTGATATCCAAGAGCAGGGTGGGAAGATTCGTCTGGACTTCGCCAAGACTGAGCTGCCTGAATCCCTGCGTGTACGTCTGGACGTGAAAGATTTCGCGACGCCCGTGCAGTTCGTTAGTGCCACGGGTAGCGCAGACAGAACCAGTATCGTGATTGAACCGGTCGGGTTATACGATTACCTGGCTTACCAGACCGAGAACAGGCTGACGTTGAGTGTCAAACCTCTCACTCAGGATGACGTAGAACGCCGCAAGGCTGAGCGCTTTGCTTATACCGGGGAGAAATTGTCGCTCAACTTTCAGGATATCGACGTGCGTTCGGTGCTGCAGCTGATTGCGGACTTCACCGATCTGAACCTGGTTGCAAGCGATACTGTCGCCGGCAATATCACTCTGCGTTTGCAGAACGTGCCATGGGATCAGGCGTTGGACCTGGTGCTGAAGACCAAGGGGCTGGATAAGCGCCAGGTTGGTAATGTATTGCTCGTTGCTCCGGCAGATGAGATCGCCGCTCGTGAGCGTCAGGAGTTGGAGTCGCAAAAGCAAATTGCTGAGCTGGCTCCGCTGCGTCGTGAGCTGATTCAGGTGAACTACGCCAAGGCTGCTGATATGGCGAAGCTGTTTCAGTCGGTCACCAGTGCTGATGGTGCATCATCCGATGCCCGTGGTTCTGTAACGGTTGATGATCGCACTAACAGCATTATTGCTTACCAGACGCAGGATCGCCTGGATGAGTTGCGGCGTATCATTGCCCAGCTCGACATTCCTGTGCGTCAGGTAATGATCGAGGCGCGTATCGTCGAGGCCAACGTGGACTACGACAAGGCCTTGGGTGTGCGTTGGGGAGGGGCAACTCGTCGCGGAAACTGGAGCGTTTACGGCAAGGACGGTGCAACTTCCTTCGATAATGAAAGCGGGCAGGTCTATTTGCCGGGCACCGATACGGTAGGCAACGTTTCGCTGCAGGATGGTGTGGCTCCTGTGCCATTCGTCGACATGGGGGTTTTGGGCAGTACTTCAGGTATAGGCATCGGCTTCCTTACCGACAATGTGACACTGGATCTACAGCTGTCGGCCATGGAGAAGACCGGTAATGGCGAGATTGTCTCCCAGCCCAAGGTTGTTACTTCGGACAAGGAGACAGCGAAAATCTTGAAGGGGCAGGAAGTGCCCTATCAGGAAGCCAGCTCTAGTGGCGCGACCAGTACATCCTTCAAGGAGGCGGCTCTCTCCCTAGAGGTTACTCCTCAGATTACTCCGGATAATCGCATCATCATGGAAGTGAAAGTAACCAAGGATGCGCCAGACTTCGCCCGGGCCCTGAACGGGGTGCCGCCGATCAACAAGAACGAAGTCAATGCCAAGGTACTGGTCAATGATGGCGAGACCATTGTGATCGGTGGGGTGTTCTCCAACACCCAGACCAAGGGTGTAGAGAAAGTCCCATTCCTTGGTGACCTGCCATTCTTGGGCCGAGTGTTCCGTCGTGACATCGTCAGCGACAACAAGGCCGAGTTGCTGGTTTTCATCACTCCGCGCATCATGAACAACCAAGCCATTGCTGTGAATCGATGA